The Rosa chinensis cultivar Old Blush chromosome 7, RchiOBHm-V2, whole genome shotgun sequence DNA segment acaaaactcTATCAACCCTAATTCAAACACTTCAACAACTCATATATCCCAATTCTCAATCACATAACAAGGAatcaacctaaaaaaaaaaaaattgaggaaaaATGTGAAGTAAAGGTTGAAGCTTTTGACCTTTATTGAGGGATTCAGGGGAGGGTTCCATGGTCTAAACTTGGAAGGGAACGACGGCGAGGCGGTGGCGGGAAACAGGGTCATGGACCTCGTCCATGACCTCTGGGACGGTGACGAACTTGTCAGCGCAGTGGGTGAGGGTCTCGCCGCCTTGAATGATAGCATTGGCATCGACGAAGGCGACGGCTATGCCCTTGGAGGATTCGCAGCTTTTAACAAATACTTTGCCTGCGGCGACTGAGGAGGAGTCGGAGGagttttggggctttgggtccGGTTGCTTCTTCACAGTGTTGCTCCAACAGGAGACAGCTGGGGCGGCgttcgggttcgggtcgggGATTGGGGATGGGGTGATGGTGGCGTCCATGGTTGAGAGAGAAGGGATATGGAGGGCAGGTGAGAGTTGCTAAAACCCTGGAGATTTAGTTGAGTGTTATTATAATCCACTCCGATTCCCTTTTTGAACCCCTCCGATTAGAACTTGCAATTTTACATTTTACTGTAGTgtgtttaaatgaaaaaattatgaaattcgTAGAAATTTATAAATAATGAAATCTTGAAGCGGAAGGATGGAGTCGAGTCATTTAACCCTCAATCTCATTGGGAAATTGGGGAAGTTGAGGACAATAAACAGGTATGCGAGCTATGTTGAGCTTGGATGcactttttttttatgaaaagctTGGATGCACTTTGGTAAAGGTGGTTCTAGCCTAACATGGCTCTGATACTATGTGTTGGCAGTCCATTACCAACATCGCTAAGGACTTTTGCATccatgattaattaatttaacaaattacatataagttattgacaaaagatgacttaacaaatacatcatttaaagattaaattaaacatataaggactaaatcttacaaataaggacaatgtgctatccacttgccacatgtcatgagttaatttactttttacccATAACTACTTGTTTTAACTTCTAATCCTTTTATAatgattaaatcttacaaataaggacaatctgctctccacttgtcaaatgtcatgagttaatttacttttttacccttaattacttcttttgacttctaattcttttatgttttttttttctgagaataatccctttatgttacttctttttttccttgagaataatatgtttatattacttttttttttccttgagaatAATTTCTTTATGTTACACCACAAGacctcactctcctactactctcatctcatcgcctaatcctactaTTGCACTCATCCattcctgctactgcactcgctgcactcatactcgtcaagttctgctactgcGCTTGTACTcatgtccagttctgctactcatGTTCCGCTACTGCACTTATGAttgtctaatcctgctactgcactcgctacaCTCATACTCCGTCTAGTTTTGCTACTGTCCTTGTACTcctgttctgctactgcactcgtcatcgtccaatcctgctactgcactagtctaatcctactactgcacttgtagcacataacaataataaactgcacacagtagcacacaacaataataaactgcacaaataaacttcaatttaacacagtagcacataacaataataaactgcaCAAATAAATTGCAGAAAGAAACTTCAAATAAActgcacacagtagcacataacaacaataaactgcacacagtagcacataacaataataaactgcacaaagagaaacttcaattgaacacagtagcacataacaataataaactgcaCAAATAAACTTCGTATAAACTTCAattgaacacagtagcacataacaataataaactgcaGAAAGAAACTTCAAATAAACTGAACACAAtagcacataacaataataaactgtagaaagaaacttcaagtaaactgaacacagtagcacataacaacaataaactgcacacagtagcacataacaataataaactgcacaaagaaacttcaattgaacacagtagcacataacaataataaattgcagaaagaaacttcaaataaactgaacacagtagcacataacaataataaaatgcagaaagaaacttcaagtaaactgaacacagtagcacataacaacaataaactgcacacagtagcacataacaaaaataaactgcacacagtagcacataacaataataTGTACGTACTTCACACATAGCAAGATAAGAACATTGATATAACAAAACCAGAAGCCAGAACAACAATTTTAAATGGGATAAGTTCCAAAGCTACAATAGAAGATGTTCAGATAATCAATATACATGGAAACATGGTTAAGCATTCCCATCACATCACCAAATATCTGCGGGTTTCCAGCACCTAGTGCATGTATCAGTTAAGACAATCTCTTTCGCTTTATTATGATAAATTGAACATCACTTTCAGTAACCCAAAGCATTCTATAAGTAACTATTGCAATCAAAACCTATATCCATAGATAACTAATACAGAAAATccataaattaaacaaaataaatgcttCATGCATCAATataagaattaaacaaataagGAACACAATTCATCAGAACCAGCATCGACCCAACTAAAATAAAGGCGCAAATTTTCGGATACCTTTTCTGGAAACGGCGTCGTACTGTTCTCTTCTTCTTGCCCAGCAACCTTGTTAGCACTCAAGCCACCACTATCGTCAGCCATCACAGCTTTgttctctccttcttcttcctccctttcaCCCTCCGAATCGGAGTCTTCCTTCTCCAAAATCACAATCACGCggtccttctccttctccttctccagctCCGGCagcacctcctcctccttcagCTTTTTCACAGCCAACCTCGTCCTCGGCCTCACCACAACGACTCTATCATTATATTTACAGCTGCGAAGCTTTGAGAGTCATGGACATGGCTGATATTTCAAGCTGAGTGCTGCTACGTACTACAGAGATTTTGCAAAGCGTTTTGGATATGTCGCTGGGGTTTTTAGGTTTTCTGATTTGCGTTTTGCATTTGGggatttcagattttggttggTGAGGATTATAGCAGTGGCATGAGCGTAAATTATAATAAAAACTGagcattttagtcattttctaTCCAAATTTGAAGCTAGGCCtgctttatttggttttgggcctgggcttgtgtccttatttgtataaaacaaATTGAAGGTGAGTTTTCTGTGTTatatctttggtcatgtgctactatgtaattttctataattaATTTAGTAACTCCGACtaagtttgtttttttcttaAAGATGGACCAGCATCACCGAGTTCTTTTGTGTTCATGAATTATCCGAGGCTTGATTGTTACAACATCGCCCCTCTTGTCATTGCGAGTTTGGTTTTATACCCGGTTAGCATAAAGAAGATGGTGACAATAAAATGTTCATTTAGGTGACCATGGGCAAACAGTGTGTCAGCACTTACATCGATCGATTGAAATAATGATTTGATAGCACAGTAGCCTGCTGCAGTGGAATCATAGAAAACTAGTAGATCGAGACAAGTTTAATTGCTTCTTGCCTTCTTCTATCTCTTTCCACCCAGACAATGGAAAATTTGATTTGATCCTTCATTAAGAAATATGCAggatttcaattttttgttgATGACTTGCAGAATTTCTATTTGCAgaatttctattttcaaattCTAGGATAGATCAATTTTTGTCCCAAGTGATTGTTGGTAAACAATGGCAACAATTGGTTGGATTGTTTACTTTGATATGTTTAACTACCATTTCTATCCtccaataaacaaacaaaagcaGCCTTGTGAGGTTCCTGGCTCAAGGTTAGATATGTAATAATTTCCACCAAGCCAATTATTGACCAACTTTGAAATATGTCATCGCTTACGTGACGAGTTCATAATCATTGGACAATATATCCTCTCTCTGAAAGATTTAAAACTATAAATAGCTTCATGGACGCTAGGAATGTCTCAaacacacacaattctattattcATTGTGAACCAAATCTGCATCGTTAAAGCACACACGTACCTTTTCTCCAAATCTGTATAACCAATGGCAGAAACAACCATCAGTTTTGAGTCCAAGAGGTACTTCAATCATGTTCATTGCTACTTTTCATCATTCAATActctttcttgattttgatCAATTTTCGGTTTTCTTTTCGGGTCGTATTAGGATTGCTGTTGTTACTGGAGCCAACAAAGGGATTGGACTTGAGATTAGTAGGCAATTAGCTTCTAATGGAGTTGGGGTGATACTAACAGCAAGAGATTTGAAGAGAGGCACAGAAGCTGTTGAAAAGCTTAAGGCCTCTGGTTTCTCTGATGTGGTCTTTCATCAGCTAGATGTAAATAACCCAACCACCATTGCTGCTCTGGCAGATTTTCTCAAAACCCAGTTTGGAAAGCTTGACATTTTGGTATTTGTTCATCCAtcccatcttttttctttttttctttttttcttttttaaattgtatgcactcttttcctttttcactGGAGTATAATTCTAAcacaataactttctcaatgtCAAAGGTTAATAATGCAGGAGTCCTTGGATCCACATACCTCACCGATAACGTTGTAGTGGAGCCTCAAGATGTAAGTCGATAAAAATCAAGGTTTAATCTTTGGGGAGGAGGGATTGAAACTCAGTATTTTATCTAGCATTTTGGAGACTACACCATTTCACTGTAAAACTGATATGTTTTCATGCATGTTCATGTTCTATTTTGTTATGTCAAATGTTTACAAATGATGGTATGTGCAGATCTTAGGTTCTACTTCACTGAAAGAAGTTTTAGTGCAAACATATGAGACGGCAGAGGATTGCTTGAAAACAAACTATTATGGAATCAAGCAACTCACAGAAGCACTTCTTCCGCTTCTTCAAAAATCAGAAGCAGCAAGGATAGTCAATGTCTCTTCAGCACTGGGACAGCTAAGGGTACACAACCAAAACCCGACTTTTAACATAAATGGACGAGATATTTTCCTACAACACAGTGCACCATGTTATGTTATCAAACTGTAAAATCAAGACCATACATCATATTGGTGCTTTCATTATATGGTCTAGGTTGCCAATATAACACACGTTACAATCGACTGTAATAATGTTTGAACTGCCTTTTTTATTTTAGGCTATTGCAAATGAGAAAGCCAAGAAGGAGCTAGGAGATGTCAATAACCTCACCGAGGAAAAAGTGGACAAGCTGGTTGAGGAATTTCTGGAGGATGTGAAGCAGGATTTGATAGAATCCAAAGGCTGGCCTCTAAACATGTCTTCTTACATTGTATCAAAAGCAGCTCTGAATGCTTATACAAGAGTCTTGGCCAAGAAGTATCCCAAAATTGCTACAAACGCAGTTAGTCCTGGTTTTACCAAAACAGACATCAACCAAAATACCGGGATTAACACAGTTGAAGAAGCTGCAGAAGGTCCTGTGAAGCTGGCTTTAATAGCTGACTCTGGTATTTCTGGCCTCTACTTTGAAATGACGGAAGAGTCATCCTTTGACTGAGGTCAATGGGATGATTGGGATCCAAATATAGTGTATTGCTTTAAGGTTTAAGATTTCTTTGTAGTTTTCAATTTCAGATTGGCTTTGAATAAGGTACGAGTACCATGATGAGTACGTTGTATTATTTGCTCCGTTTGGTAATCAATAAAATATGTAGTCACTCCATCGCAGAATATACATACACGCAAACCCTTTAAGTTAAACCCATAAGAGTGAACAGTCCTCTTATCCAGTTTTCAATCTAAGACAATCCCCAAGTATCTAATTTAGGCACACAAAAAtctttctttttccattttGCTTATGAATTAATACCAAGAACAAGctgaaaaaatgaagaaattatatagttcaaatttttttttttatctagaaATTATAAAATTCGTCACAATAGCATCAAAAAAATATTTCTACAGCTTTTGGCAAAGAGAAGCGAGAGAACCTCTAGCCAGAAAGTCTGATCCATTGAATGGACTGAACATGTCTTCGTCAAACCACAGTTGCTATCTCAGAAAATGACCAATTTGCATGTTTATCATAATTTATTTACGGTCCTGATATATACTCAAAACCCTGTCCATCAAAGTCCTACTCTCCATACGGACATGACATAGTGTAACTCGTAAACTATCTCAATACAAGCAAACATGCTATCATTGGACCTCAAACGTGCAACTGGGCGTGGATGATTGAACTATACCCAAGAATAAATGAAATTTATGGGAGCAAAGGATAATAAGAGTGATCTCTCCAGAGAACcacccttttgtttttttgggaaTGATCCCTCCAGAGAACTTTAGCCATATATTATAAGACTCGGTGCATGCGCATGAGCTTCAAGTATGCGCAGTCAAAGTAAGCCCGAAACTAGTAACAAAATTGACCatcacaaaagaaaaggaatttgaCACCAAATACAGGTCCCTGTACGGATAAAAACCTTGCTACACCAAAACACTCACATAAAGTCATAGTCATCGAggggatcatttttttttttttatctgggtCATCGAGGGGATCATAGCCATCAACAGCAATATCATTGTTGTCGATTTTAATTTAGTACTCGCAAGTGCACGAATCAATTGTAGAATAGAGgtgcaagcacgaggtcatTCCCTCAAGGACTGATTGAAACAATTTTGTAATGACAAGTGTGCTTTACTTAagtgaaacaaactgatttttatgatgattgagttgtaaacagaaaattaaaggaaagaaaaactaaaattaaagacaagaatgagcaatgagattTCTTTAAGTTTAAGAACagattatgaagatgctaaagcattgaatccaccacctaatacTTCTATCTTATTCTCTAGTTGATAACAATTGAATTCCCTTGATTTCATGCTAAAGATTTCcgtacataagccttattgatccCAGACATATGCCAAGTTCTTCTAACCTATGAATCCCAACTTATTGATCCAgtatagaactcaagtagccaaacaataatttactccacttaatgatcaggttcaagcaaacatgttcaactccattaagcacaaaagaactaggaaatcatgcaaacaagaatatcgactatgatcaagcacttgtattctcaatTCACAACTCTCTAATGacaagattgaattatcttttggcaccctagaaaacatctactcattgatcaagcatcatattttccaaccaaataactcataaacaaaacctaggtcttattgatcccgagcaaagattttgaataaaagttctattgaaacggtgattaagagtttaacttagaaatccagaaattcaatcacaaatcaaccaaacaaatagaatagtcatactaggggcttcatctcagccctagcttaggaatttagcaatccataactatgaaaaacatgactagaatcaaagaaaacatgaaacaaacaatggaagaattgaggaactcggaaccagcgatggtgagagcttctcttcttcttgttctctgCAGAATATGCGGCCTCTTGTGTGTCTGAACGTCCTAGGTTTTCTGCCCTGTATCTCTCTTTTCCCAatcctacttgacttgggcttcttaggttttctagtccgacttggaatagctttcttctctccaaaggaACGCAGGGTTATTAAAGTCAATGCAAGAAATTACTCCAAATATATCAAACACGTTCAGCCTTGTTCCATTCAAGTGCTAAGAACAACGGACTTGAGCCTCACAAGTCAGATTCCGAAAATCcgtcagaatctgccttcccgaactaggttcgctaaaatcatcataacttgCTCCACAAGAATGCGAATCTacttccgtaaaattcctcagaaagctaacatccgtatctttccaatggtataaGGCTCGCCTGCTAGTTCCTTgtgagaaggtacagtttaatctgtgaagttgacgcaaagcagagacaattctggacacTCAGGATAGCAAGTACCCTTTCAATCTTGCGTTTGATTttaagctccaaatctttcttttctccaatttaacctacaaaacacaaacacaaagtaaatgactcaaaaatgataagaactaagcctagaatcttacatttaagggtataaaaatgtatgaagttATGAGTTATCAATCATCATCCGGCTTATCAACATGAAGCTGCTTTTTCACAACTGCccataaacaacacaaaaccttATCAACCCTAATTCAAGCACTTCAACAACTCATATATCCCAATTCTCAATCACATAACAAGgaatcaacccaaaaaaaatttgataaaattGAGGGAAAATGTGAAGTAAAGGTTGAAGCTTTTGACCTTTATTGAGGGATTCAGGGGAGGGTTCCATGGTCTGAACTTGGAAGGGAACGACGGTGAGGCGGTGGCGGGAAACAGGGTCACGGACCTCATCCATGACTTCTGGGAAGGAGACGAACTTGTCGGTGTAGTGGGCGAGGGTCTCACCGCCTTGAATGATAGCATTGGCGTCGACGACGATTGCGATGGCTATGCCCTTGGAGGATTTGTAGCTTTCGACGAATACTTTGCCAGCGGCGATTGAGGAGGAGTCGAAGGAGTTTTTGGGCTTTGGGTCCGACTGCTTCTTCACGATGTTGCTCCAACAGGAGACGGCTAGGGCAGCGTTCGGGTTCAGGTGGGGATTGGGGATGGGGTGACGGTGGCGTCCATGGTTGAGAGAGAGGGGATATGGAGGCAGGTGAGAGTTGctaaaaccctagagatttaGTTGAGAGTTATTATATCCCCTCCGATTCCCTTTTTTAACCCATCCGATTAGAACTTACAATTTTACATTTTACCCTAACGGTGTGTTTaaatgagaaaattatgaaattcgtaggaatttataaatgatgaaaTCTATGAGTGGAAGGACCGAGTCAAGTCACTCAACCCTCAACCTCATTGGGAAATTGGGGGAGTTGAGGACAATAAACAAGTATGCGAGCTATGTTGAGCTTGGatgcatcttttttttttatgataagCTTGGATGCACTTTGGTCAAGGTGGTTCTATCCTGacatggctctgataccatgtgtTGGTAGTCCATTACCAACATCGCTAAGGACTTTTGCATCCATGAAGGcccaaaaagaaaggaaaagaaaaaaaaaactttattgggagccaataaagttctattgggaggcaatagaggtTAAAagtctattaggggcaatagacgtctattgggagggaggcaataaatgttttgaattgatgtaatctccttgttttattaatataattttagggagattagtttatattccggcgaccgaaagttctatcgggggcaataaacctctccggcccCCTATGAGATCTTTGAAGACCTCTTTGAGAGCCTCTAGagaggtttcataaacttttattgccctctccaataaaggtctattggggggcagtagacctTTTTGATGAATTATGAGGTCTCCGACAACCTTTATGAAGACCTCCGGCTAGGTTTTCAAAGAAACCCAGTGGGTTGCGACCGGTGACCAGATTCCGACGAtcgttggccggaatccggcggccaaTGACCGGACTCCGCAAAGTCTCTtattgcttctctctctctctctgtaacaaaggtttgagggtaaaatagtctaaaaaaaaacttatttagGTATTAATTAAAgaagaccttattagagtctttatcGGTAAGGGAGAATTTAAAAAACTTATTGGAGTAAGTGGGATAAATGACCCttgaattagggtaaatggacaaaaatccTTAATAGTGATTCTTTCGAATATTTCAGTAGAGTGTCTTTTAAGGTGAGACCTGCAGAGCCACTGAAATTCAATTTTGTAGACCCTAATCAATTTTAGTCGCCATAAATGACCTTCCATATAATTGCCTCTAAATTATATTACTATTCTTATGCGACTTGTAACATGACCTtatgaaaaatcagaaaactaccAATCAAATAAAGTAGTCACCATAAATGTCCTTCCATATGGTTGCCTCTAAATTATATTACTACTCTCACGCGACTTAGAACATAACTTTGTAAAAAATCATAAAACCAATTAAATGAAGTCATCACCATAAGTGACCTTACATGTAATCGCCTCTAGTAATATATTCTTACGCGGCTTGGAACATGActttgacaaaaaaataaacataaaaccGATCAAATGAAGTCGTTCCgggatatatttttttgttttttgttgttattgtttaaggatatctctatttgtgtttaatccaaactctaggttacttgacctagtgttaatagggttcaattagaagaatctagagattctctttccttctatgattctatctctatgcattgtaatcctctatataaagagacccctat contains these protein-coding regions:
- the LOC112180791 gene encoding salutaridine reductase; the protein is MAETTISFESKRIAVVTGANKGIGLEISRQLASNGVGVILTARDLKRGTEAVEKLKASGFSDVVFHQLDVNNPTTIAALADFLKTQFGKLDILVNNAGVLGSTYLTDNVVVEPQDILGSTSLKEVLVQTYETAEDCLKTNYYGIKQLTEALLPLLQKSEAARIVNVSSALGQLRAIANEKAKKELGDVNNLTEEKVDKLVEEFLEDVKQDLIESKGWPLNMSSYIVSKAALNAYTRVLAKKYPKIATNAVSPGFTKTDINQNTGINTVEEAAEGPVKLALIADSGISGLYFEMTEESSFD